One Sanguibacter keddieii DSM 10542 genomic window carries:
- a CDS encoding 3-oxoacyl-ACP synthase III translates to MNGNATSKHQNVALLSVATVVPDVVTTSDEMDNRLADTLKRLRMPRGLLQRVAGVHERRRWAADQSFESAAIAAGEKALAEAGISASDIGLIINTSVTRPHLEPSVAVRMHHGLGLPSSAMNFDIANACLGFINGMNVAAHMIDSGQIRYAMIIDGEDADEVNDNTIDRLNRPETKRSDFMNEFASLTLGSGAAAAILGPADSHPSGHRILGGVTRAATQFHDVCVGSVNGMYTDTKALLKGGMELVVAAWQEAKESWSWTAMDRYVMHQVSDVHTSAIVKAAKLDRSKVPTTYPRYGNVGPASIPITLAEQSSTLAPGDRVLLMGVGSGLNTSMMEITW, encoded by the coding sequence GTGAACGGCAACGCAACATCGAAGCACCAGAACGTGGCGCTCCTGTCGGTCGCGACGGTGGTGCCGGACGTCGTCACGACCTCCGACGAGATGGACAACCGCCTCGCCGACACGCTCAAGCGCCTGCGCATGCCGCGCGGCCTGCTGCAGCGCGTCGCGGGCGTGCACGAGCGTCGTCGCTGGGCTGCGGACCAGAGCTTCGAGTCCGCGGCGATCGCCGCCGGCGAGAAGGCCCTGGCCGAGGCCGGCATCTCGGCCTCCGACATCGGTCTGATCATCAACACGTCGGTGACGCGCCCCCACCTCGAGCCGTCGGTCGCGGTCCGGATGCACCACGGCCTCGGCCTGCCGTCGTCGGCCATGAACTTCGACATCGCGAACGCCTGCCTCGGGTTCATCAACGGGATGAACGTCGCCGCGCACATGATCGACTCCGGCCAGATCCGCTACGCGATGATCATCGACGGCGAGGACGCCGACGAGGTCAACGACAACACCATCGACCGCCTCAACCGGCCCGAGACCAAGCGCTCGGACTTCATGAACGAGTTCGCGAGCCTCACGCTCGGCTCGGGCGCCGCGGCCGCGATCCTCGGCCCGGCGGACTCGCACCCCTCGGGGCACCGCATCCTCGGCGGCGTGACCCGTGCCGCGACGCAGTTCCACGACGTGTGCGTGGGCTCGGTCAACGGCATGTACACCGACACCAAGGCGCTGCTCAAGGGCGGCATGGAGCTCGTGGTCGCCGCCTGGCAGGAGGCCAAGGAGTCCTGGAGCTGGACGGCGATGGACCGGTACGTCATGCACCAGGTGTCCGACGTGCACACCAGCGCGATCGTCAAGGCCGCGAAGCTCGACCGCTCGAAGGTCCCGACCACCTACCCGCGCTACGGCAACGTCGGGCCGGCGTCGATCCCGATCACGCTCGCCGAGCAGTCCTCGACGCTGGCCCCGGGCGACCGTGTCCTCCTCATGGGCGTCGGCTCGGGCCTCAACACCTCGATGATGGAGATCACCTGGTGA
- a CDS encoding methyl-accepting chemotaxis protein, translating into MTSTATTPTARRNLLSRFTDLGVRVKVLAAIALSTAVAVLVGVLGLLALASSAATTESVYGENTLGIRYATAMEVAAGTMQQVARDAILSQNDAAYLQSVRALDLAEQSFRDAQASYAQTPLDGGRQQTLDDLSTAVDRYLALQRDLLAPLAEAGETSAWVTANANEVRPVTSQMTAFITALVDAETTRALEAVSGSSDAYERQRLVSVVILVVGAVVALSLGWFVARDVARSAARVQEVVEGLAAGDLTGSTGMTSRDELGRMGAALDGALVSLRSVMTSVVRSSDSVAAASEQLSASSQQIAAGAEETSAQAGVVSAAALEVSGNVQTVAAGAEEMGASIREISQSANDAARVAAEAVTAAQDATGSVAQLGTSSQQIGDVVRVITTIAEQTNLLALNATIEAARAGESGKGFAVVASEVKELAQETARATESIGRLVATIQTDTVGAVGAIEHISGVITSINDYQLTIASAVEEQTATTTEMSRNVADAATGAGQIATTITGVSGAADSTTQALAQTTAAVDELALMAAELRASVATFTY; encoded by the coding sequence ATGACCTCCACCGCCACGACCCCCACCGCACGGCGCAACCTCCTCTCGCGGTTCACCGACCTCGGTGTCCGCGTGAAGGTCCTCGCGGCGATCGCGCTCTCGACGGCCGTCGCCGTGCTCGTCGGTGTCCTCGGCCTGCTCGCGCTCGCGAGCTCGGCCGCGACCACCGAGTCCGTCTACGGCGAGAACACCCTGGGGATCCGGTACGCGACCGCGATGGAGGTCGCGGCCGGCACCATGCAGCAGGTCGCGCGGGACGCGATCCTCTCCCAGAACGACGCCGCGTACCTGCAGAGCGTCCGGGCGCTCGACCTCGCGGAGCAGAGCTTCCGGGACGCGCAGGCCTCGTACGCCCAGACCCCCCTCGACGGCGGCCGGCAGCAGACGCTCGACGACCTCAGCACGGCGGTCGACCGCTACCTGGCGCTCCAGCGCGACCTGCTCGCGCCCCTCGCCGAGGCCGGCGAGACCTCCGCGTGGGTGACGGCCAACGCCAACGAGGTGCGACCCGTCACGAGCCAGATGACGGCCTTCATCACCGCCCTCGTGGACGCCGAGACCACCCGCGCCCTGGAGGCCGTCTCCGGCTCGAGCGACGCCTACGAGCGGCAGCGGCTCGTCTCCGTCGTGATCCTCGTCGTCGGCGCCGTCGTCGCCCTCTCGCTCGGCTGGTTCGTGGCGCGTGACGTCGCACGCAGCGCGGCACGCGTGCAGGAGGTCGTCGAGGGGCTGGCCGCGGGCGACCTCACCGGGTCCACGGGGATGACCTCTCGGGACGAGCTCGGCCGCATGGGTGCCGCGCTCGACGGCGCCCTGGTGAGCCTGCGCTCGGTCATGACCAGCGTGGTGCGGTCCTCCGACTCGGTGGCCGCGGCCTCCGAGCAGCTCTCGGCGAGCTCGCAGCAGATCGCCGCGGGAGCCGAGGAGACCTCGGCGCAGGCCGGGGTCGTCTCGGCAGCAGCCCTCGAGGTGTCGGGCAACGTGCAGACCGTGGCCGCCGGCGCCGAGGAGATGGGGGCGTCGATCCGCGAGATCTCGCAGTCCGCCAACGACGCCGCGCGCGTGGCCGCCGAGGCCGTGACCGCCGCCCAGGACGCGACCGGGTCGGTCGCCCAGCTCGGCACCTCGAGCCAGCAGATCGGCGACGTGGTCCGCGTGATCACGACCATCGCCGAGCAGACCAACCTGCTCGCCCTCAACGCGACCATCGAGGCTGCCCGGGCGGGAGAGTCCGGCAAGGGCTTCGCGGTCGTGGCCTCGGAGGTCAAGGAGCTCGCGCAGGAGACCGCCCGCGCGACCGAGAGCATCGGGCGGCTCGTCGCGACCATCCAGACCGACACCGTCGGCGCGGTGGGTGCGATCGAGCACATCTCCGGCGTCATCACGTCGATCAACGACTACCAGCTGACCATCGCCTCGGCCGTCGAGGAGCAGACCGCGACGACCACCGAGATGAGCCGCAACGTCGCCGACGCGGCCACCGGCGCCGGGCAGATCGCCACGACCATCACCGGCGTCTCCGGCGCCGCCGACTCGACGACGCAGGCGCTCGCGCAGACTACGGCTGCCGTCGACGAGCTCGCGCTCATGGCTGCCGAGCTCCGGGCGTCGGTCGCGACCTTCACGTACTGA
- a CDS encoding methyl-accepting chemotaxis protein — protein MTDRPPVRRSALARIEDLSIRTKVLGTVVVAAAVAVLVGVLGLLALATSAATTEELYEENLVGVRHVTTMRYAAAQMRMYARDAAMAADEAGAEAAFGRLDAAEQDFRTAAAAYAETNLDESRRATLDELSTTIDDYLALQRGDMADLALANDTAGWVEANESRVQPVTTAMGEELTALLEAENAEAAAAVKSSSEAYEQQRLVSVSIIVVGALVALAFGWVVARGVARSTKTVQDVVERLADGDLTGSTGMTSHDELGRMGAALDGALASLRAVMSTVVRSSDSVAAASEELSASSHQIAAGAEETSAQAGVVSTAAVQVSGNVQTVAAGAEEMGASIREISQSANDAARVAAEAVTAAKSATGSVAQLGTSSQEIGSVVRVITTIAEQTNLLALNATIEAARAGEAGKGFAVVASEVKELAQETARATESIGRLVATIQTDTSGAVEAIERISEVITSINDYQLTIASAVEEQTATTNEMSRSVAEAASGAGEIASNITGVSDAADSTTQALAQTTAAVGELAQMASALRLSVATFRY, from the coding sequence ATGACCGACCGTCCTCCCGTGCGCCGGAGCGCGCTCGCCCGCATCGAAGACCTCAGCATCCGGACGAAGGTCCTCGGGACCGTCGTCGTCGCAGCGGCCGTGGCCGTGCTCGTGGGGGTGCTCGGCCTGCTCGCGCTCGCGACCTCTGCCGCCACCACCGAGGAGCTCTACGAGGAGAACCTCGTGGGGGTCCGCCATGTCACGACCATGCGGTACGCCGCCGCGCAGATGCGCATGTACGCGCGCGATGCCGCCATGGCCGCGGACGAGGCCGGGGCCGAGGCCGCCTTCGGCAGGCTCGACGCCGCCGAGCAGGACTTCCGGACCGCAGCAGCAGCCTACGCGGAGACCAACCTCGACGAGTCGCGCCGCGCGACCCTCGACGAGCTGAGCACGACCATCGACGACTACCTCGCGCTCCAGCGCGGCGACATGGCCGACCTCGCCCTCGCCAACGACACCGCCGGGTGGGTCGAGGCCAACGAGAGCCGCGTGCAGCCGGTGACCACCGCGATGGGCGAAGAGCTCACCGCGCTCCTCGAGGCCGAGAACGCCGAGGCGGCTGCGGCGGTGAAGAGCTCGAGCGAGGCCTACGAGCAGCAGCGCCTGGTGTCGGTCTCCATCATCGTGGTCGGTGCGCTCGTCGCGCTGGCCTTCGGCTGGGTCGTCGCCCGCGGGGTGGCGCGCAGCACCAAGACCGTCCAGGACGTCGTCGAGCGCCTCGCCGACGGCGACCTCACGGGCTCGACCGGGATGACCTCGCACGACGAGCTCGGCCGCATGGGCGCCGCGCTCGACGGCGCGCTGGCAAGCCTGCGCGCGGTCATGAGCACCGTCGTGCGCTCGTCCGACTCGGTGGCCGCGGCGTCCGAGGAGCTCTCGGCGAGCTCGCACCAGATCGCCGCGGGCGCCGAGGAGACCTCCGCCCAGGCCGGCGTCGTCTCGACCGCCGCCGTCCAGGTCTCGGGGAACGTCCAGACCGTCGCGGCCGGCGCCGAGGAGATGGGCGCCTCGATCCGCGAGATCTCCCAGTCCGCCAACGACGCCGCCCGCGTGGCCGCCGAGGCGGTCACGGCGGCCAAGAGCGCCACGGGTTCTGTGGCGCAGCTGGGCACCTCGAGCCAGGAGATCGGCAGCGTGGTCCGCGTCATCACGACCATCGCCGAGCAGACCAACCTGCTGGCGCTCAACGCGACCATCGAGGCTGCTCGCGCCGGTGAGGCCGGCAAGGGCTTCGCCGTCGTGGCCTCCGAGGTCAAGGAGCTCGCCCAGGAGACGGCCCGGGCGACCGAGAGCATCGGGCGCCTGGTCGCGACCATCCAGACCGACACCTCGGGAGCCGTCGAGGCGATCGAGCGGATCTCGGAGGTCATCACCTCGATCAACGACTACCAGCTGACCATCGCCTCGGCCGTGGAGGAGCAGACCGCCACGACCAACGAGATGTCGCGCTCCGTGGCCGAGGCAGCATCCGGGGCCGGTGAGATCGCGAGCAACATCACCGGGGTCTCCGACGCCGCCGACTCCACCACCCAGGCCCTCGCCCAGACCACGGCCGCCGTGGGCGAGCTGGCGCAGATGGCCTCCGCGCTGCGGTTGTCGGTCGCGACCTTCCGGTACTGA
- a CDS encoding MarR family winged helix-turn-helix transcriptional regulator → MSTPIVTGPSDPLVTPVTGPGVTGAELAVLARRELVSTPVGDLDTAVEVLERLNKLQVLGTFLQRGMEAMTSLRSSQFMILKAIEGDVDHPRHIGRKVGMETGAVELTLVSLRDKGLVTTRSDRDHIVGSALTDPGRAILTQAEAMQIRATDALLQRADPGDVAEVLDLLDRAVDRVHTIIGLRPEDEDLAAGAGATGC, encoded by the coding sequence ATGAGCACCCCGATCGTCACCGGCCCGTCCGACCCCCTCGTCACCCCGGTGACCGGGCCAGGGGTCACCGGGGCAGAGCTGGCGGTCCTCGCCCGGCGCGAGCTCGTCTCGACCCCGGTCGGCGACCTGGACACCGCGGTCGAGGTGCTCGAGCGGCTCAACAAGCTCCAGGTGCTGGGGACGTTCCTGCAGCGCGGCATGGAGGCCATGACGTCGCTGCGGTCGAGCCAGTTCATGATCCTCAAGGCGATCGAGGGCGACGTCGACCACCCGCGGCACATCGGTCGCAAGGTGGGCATGGAGACCGGCGCGGTCGAGCTCACGCTCGTCTCGCTGCGCGACAAGGGCCTCGTGACCACGCGCTCGGACCGCGACCACATCGTCGGCTCGGCCCTGACCGACCCGGGGCGTGCGATCCTCACCCAGGCCGAGGCCATGCAGATCCGCGCGACCGACGCGCTGCTCCAGCGCGCCGACCCGGGCGACGTCGCCGAGGTCCTCGACCTGCTCGACCGCGCGGTCGACCGGGTCCACACGATCATCGGCCTGCGCCCCGAGGACGAGGACCTCGCGGCGGGTGCGGGCGCGACAGGCTGCTGA
- a CDS encoding SRPBCC domain-containing protein, with product MANQRTVTAPPGGQSIAFSRELEATAERVFAAHTDVATLARWTGPRGTTVEVRAFDARTGGLWSYVVRGTDGVGWAFFGSFHEVTAPHRLVQTFEFEGDPGHPTFETLTFTDLPGGRCRVDGLSLFGTVAERDAMLTGMDSGMDENYDRLEELLAGSG from the coding sequence ATGGCGAACCAGCGGACCGTGACCGCACCTCCCGGAGGGCAGAGCATCGCCTTCTCCCGCGAGCTGGAGGCCACCGCCGAGCGGGTCTTCGCGGCGCACACGGACGTCGCGACGCTCGCGCGGTGGACCGGGCCGAGGGGCACGACCGTGGAGGTCCGTGCCTTCGACGCCCGGACCGGTGGCCTGTGGAGCTACGTGGTCCGCGGGACCGACGGCGTCGGCTGGGCGTTCTTCGGGTCGTTCCACGAGGTGACCGCCCCGCACCGGCTGGTCCAGACCTTCGAGTTCGAGGGCGACCCCGGCCACCCCACCTTCGAGACCCTCACCTTCACCGACCTGCCCGGCGGACGCTGCCGCGTCGACGGCCTGTCGCTCTTCGGCACCGTCGCCGAGCGCGACGCGATGCTCACGGGCATGGACAGCGGCATGGACGAGAACTACGACCGCCTCGAGGAGCTCCTCGCGGGCTCTGGGTGA
- a CDS encoding SDR family NAD(P)-dependent oxidoreductase translates to MSGQRFDGKVAIVTGGGSGIGASVSRRLAAEGASVVVTDIRLEAAQSVVDEIVAAGGSASAFVQNTAKHEDSDAAVRFAVETYGALHLAVNNAGIGAAPQPIGEYDIEAWDRVRAVDLDGVFYGLRYQIPAMVAAGGGAIVNMGSVLGSVGIAQNAAYVTSKHALIGLTKVAALEYTSQGVRTNAVGPGFIDTPLVRSSLSAEALTDLEQKHASQRLGTDEEVASLVLFLLSDEASFISGSYHLVDGGYSAQ, encoded by the coding sequence ATGTCCGGACAGAGGTTCGACGGCAAGGTAGCGATCGTGACCGGCGGAGGCAGCGGCATCGGGGCATCGGTGTCCCGCAGGCTGGCCGCCGAGGGCGCGTCGGTGGTCGTCACGGACATCCGCCTCGAGGCCGCGCAGTCCGTGGTCGACGAGATCGTCGCCGCTGGCGGGTCCGCGTCCGCGTTCGTCCAGAACACCGCCAAGCACGAGGACTCCGACGCGGCCGTCCGCTTCGCCGTCGAGACCTACGGCGCGCTCCACCTGGCCGTGAACAACGCCGGGATCGGCGCCGCACCTCAGCCCATCGGCGAGTACGACATCGAGGCGTGGGACCGTGTCCGTGCGGTCGACCTCGACGGCGTGTTCTACGGCCTGCGCTACCAGATCCCCGCGATGGTCGCGGCCGGCGGCGGCGCCATCGTCAACATGGGCTCCGTGCTCGGCTCGGTCGGCATCGCGCAGAACGCCGCGTACGTGACGAGCAAGCACGCGCTCATCGGCCTCACCAAGGTCGCGGCGCTCGAGTACACGTCGCAGGGCGTGCGCACCAACGCCGTCGGCCCCGGATTCATCGACACCCCGCTCGTCCGCTCCTCGCTGTCCGCAGAGGCGCTGACCGACCTCGAGCAAAAGCACGCGTCGCAGCGCCTCGGCACGGACGAGGAGGTCGCCTCGCTCGTCCTGTTCCTGCTGAGCGACGAGGCGTCGTTCATCTCGGGCAGCTACCACCTGGTCGACGGCGGCTACTCCGCGCAGTAG
- the rsgA gene encoding ribosome small subunit-dependent GTPase A yields the protein MPDISLALLGWDPRRTDEAATHPAAGPGVRPGRVVRVERDLVRVATEDGLVAVPSVGLAVGDWVLTDGASWASVLDRRTALRRKDSGQTSDEQLLAANVDVVVVVEPMDPRPNVRRVERMATLAWASGATPLVVLTKSDLALGGEVADVEAVVPGVEVLEVSAETGDGLDVVRSHLTASRTFVLLGPSGAGKSTLVNALAGTEVLATGDVRGDGRGKHTTTHRELVPVPGLGCLVDTPGIRGVGLVADEEGLEQAFPEVVALAAGCRFVDCEHRTEPGCAVLEAIEDGALPEVRLASYRHLLREIAHQTARKASQDRSALRSRGKQANRSKRESMTIKGRGPRG from the coding sequence ATGCCAGACATCTCGCTCGCACTGCTCGGATGGGACCCTCGGCGCACTGACGAGGCCGCGACGCACCCTGCCGCAGGCCCGGGGGTGCGCCCGGGCCGTGTGGTCCGGGTCGAGCGCGACCTCGTGCGGGTCGCCACGGAGGACGGTCTCGTGGCCGTCCCGTCGGTCGGCCTGGCGGTCGGCGACTGGGTCCTCACGGACGGGGCGTCGTGGGCGAGCGTGCTCGACCGGCGCACCGCGCTGCGCCGCAAGGACTCCGGCCAGACCTCCGACGAGCAGCTGCTCGCCGCGAACGTGGACGTCGTGGTGGTCGTCGAGCCCATGGACCCGCGGCCGAACGTCCGCCGCGTCGAGCGGATGGCGACCCTCGCGTGGGCGTCGGGCGCGACCCCGCTCGTGGTGCTCACCAAGTCCGACCTCGCCCTCGGCGGCGAGGTCGCGGACGTCGAGGCCGTGGTGCCCGGCGTCGAGGTCCTCGAGGTCAGCGCGGAGACCGGCGACGGTCTCGACGTCGTGCGGTCCCACCTGACGGCGAGCCGTACCTTCGTGCTGCTGGGCCCCTCGGGCGCCGGGAAGTCGACGCTCGTCAACGCGCTCGCCGGCACCGAGGTGCTCGCCACCGGGGACGTCCGTGGTGACGGCCGCGGCAAGCACACGACCACGCACCGCGAGCTCGTCCCCGTCCCGGGCCTCGGCTGCCTGGTCGACACCCCGGGGATCCGAGGCGTCGGCCTCGTGGCTGACGAGGAGGGGCTCGAGCAGGCCTTCCCCGAGGTGGTCGCACTCGCCGCGGGGTGCCGCTTCGTCGACTGCGAGCACCGCACGGAGCCCGGGTGCGCGGTGCTCGAGGCGATCGAGGACGGTGCGCTGCCCGAGGTGCGCCTGGCCTCCTACCGGCACCTGCTCCGGGAGATCGCGCACCAGACCGCACGGAAGGCGTCGCAGGACCGCAGCGCCCTGCGGAGCCGGGGCAAGCAGGCGAACCGGTCCAAGCGCGAGTCGATGACGATCAAGGGCCGCGGCCCGCGGGGGTAG
- a CDS encoding cation diffusion facilitator family transporter, with the protein MTGHSHDHGPSASASVAEARSHRRRLAIAFSITSTVLVVEVVGAIWTGSLALLVDAAHMLTDAGGLLLALVASVLTMRAPTARRTWGLRRAEVLAALAQAAVLLAVGVYVVVEAVQRLFDPPEIPSTELLVFGVIGLLANIASIAVLASARSANLNLRAAFLEVVNDALGSVAVIVAAIVISTTGWGGADAIAALFVGFLIIPRTVRLLREALDVLLESTPRGLDLDAVRDHLLGVDLVRGVHDLHASQIATGLPVLTAHVVVDDECFHDGHVPRILDALQECVAGHFEVNIEHSTFQLEPPSHAEHEAGVHA; encoded by the coding sequence GTGACCGGGCACTCGCACGACCACGGCCCGTCCGCCTCGGCCTCGGTCGCCGAGGCGCGCAGCCACCGCCGGCGTCTCGCGATCGCCTTCTCGATCACCTCCACCGTCCTCGTGGTCGAGGTGGTCGGCGCGATCTGGACCGGCAGCCTGGCGCTGCTCGTCGACGCGGCCCACATGCTCACCGACGCCGGCGGCCTGCTGCTCGCGCTCGTGGCCAGCGTGCTGACCATGCGCGCGCCGACCGCCCGGCGCACTTGGGGCCTGCGCCGCGCCGAGGTGCTCGCCGCGCTCGCCCAGGCTGCGGTGCTGCTCGCAGTCGGTGTCTACGTGGTGGTCGAGGCCGTGCAGCGGCTCTTCGACCCGCCCGAGATCCCGTCGACCGAGCTGCTGGTGTTCGGCGTGATCGGCCTGCTCGCGAACATCGCGTCGATCGCGGTCCTCGCCTCGGCCCGCTCGGCGAACCTCAACCTCCGTGCGGCCTTCCTCGAGGTGGTCAACGACGCGCTCGGCTCTGTCGCGGTGATCGTCGCCGCGATCGTCATCTCGACGACCGGCTGGGGAGGCGCTGACGCGATCGCCGCGCTGTTCGTCGGGTTCCTCATCATCCCGCGCACGGTCCGGCTGCTCCGTGAGGCGCTCGACGTCCTGCTCGAGTCGACCCCGCGCGGGCTCGACCTCGACGCCGTGCGCGACCACCTGCTGGGCGTCGACCTGGTCCGCGGTGTCCACGACCTGCACGCCTCGCAGATCGCGACCGGGCTGCCGGTGCTCACGGCGCACGTGGTGGTCGACGACGAGTGCTTCCACGACGGTCACGTCCCGCGGATCCTCGACGCGCTCCAGGAGTGCGTCGCGGGCCACTTCGAGGTGAACATCGAGCACTCGACCTTCCAGCTCGAGCCGCCCAGCCACGCCGAGCACGAGGCTGGTGTGCACGCCTGA
- a CDS encoding ArsR/SmtB family transcription factor translates to MHAYTQTDEHGLEVPDASEASDAPDSRRGEIEDHLVELAVEVFAMFADATRLRIVLALRDGELPVARIAETVGKSPSAVSQHLAKLRMARMVSTRQDGTRVFYRLTDEHVRELVTDAIYQAEHVAEGLPRLHHHEADDGSGASR, encoded by the coding sequence ATGCACGCATATACGCAGACAGATGAGCACGGGCTCGAGGTCCCCGACGCCTCCGAAGCTTCCGACGCACCCGACTCCCGGCGCGGCGAGATCGAGGACCATCTCGTCGAGCTCGCCGTCGAGGTCTTCGCGATGTTCGCCGACGCCACCCGGCTGCGGATCGTCCTGGCGCTGCGTGACGGCGAGCTCCCGGTGGCGCGGATCGCCGAGACCGTGGGCAAGTCTCCTTCGGCGGTCTCCCAGCACCTCGCCAAGCTGCGCATGGCGCGCATGGTTTCGACCCGGCAGGACGGCACGCGGGTGTTCTACCGCCTGACCGACGAGCACGTCCGCGAGCTCGTGACCGACGCCATCTACCAGGCGGAGCACGTCGCGGAGGGGCTCCCGCGGCTCCACCACCACGAGGCCGACGACGGCTCCGGGGCCTCGCGGTGA
- a CDS encoding TetR/AcrR family transcriptional regulator, whose translation MPHSDRSAIIDGAATVFARHGYDRASVQAVADATGYSKAGLLHHVSSKKDLYQSVLAECQAQMERARDRVADLPVGPTRDRRAIEIYTELAFALPGHVSLLLSTIAPMGDKVREEVDAISPLLFEAFDGSGQVPERRTIRVTGALVAVGALTLAARETDDPASWRDEIVEAGYDTLGHR comes from the coding sequence GTGCCGCACAGCGACCGGTCCGCCATCATCGACGGCGCCGCGACGGTCTTCGCGCGCCACGGGTACGACCGGGCCTCGGTCCAGGCCGTCGCCGACGCCACCGGGTACTCCAAGGCCGGGCTGCTGCACCACGTCTCGAGCAAGAAGGACCTGTACCAGTCGGTGCTCGCCGAGTGCCAGGCGCAGATGGAGCGCGCACGCGACCGGGTGGCCGACCTCCCCGTCGGTCCGACCCGCGACCGCCGCGCGATCGAGATCTACACCGAGCTCGCCTTCGCGCTCCCGGGCCACGTGAGCCTGCTCCTCAGCACGATCGCCCCCATGGGTGACAAGGTCCGCGAGGAGGTCGACGCCATCTCGCCGCTGCTCTTCGAGGCCTTCGACGGATCAGGCCAGGTCCCCGAGCGCAGGACCATCCGGGTCACCGGCGCGCTCGTGGCTGTCGGAGCGCTCACCCTGGCAGCCCGTGAGACGGACGACCCCGCCTCGTGGCGCGACGAGATCGTCGAGGCCGGCTACGACACGCTCGGGCACCGCTGA